The following are encoded in a window of Choloepus didactylus isolate mChoDid1 chromosome 17, mChoDid1.pri, whole genome shotgun sequence genomic DNA:
- the LOC119512152 gene encoding collagen alpha-1(I) chain-like: protein MARAPLAAPGQLPCWGKRKDPGAGRGRWGEPRLGVSAQHPAGGPAAAQTIAQAEPPRPVHSSRAGAGPRPGSPASRGPFVAPEGRQEVGAVGGARRGPPPLPRPGSSSRSAPAVGTGRGEEGGATGAPPGTRPRRPPRAPGADPPSQPGGGVPGGPGLDAPAGWGSRGPSPPAPGSGTRSPGTCSPPNQRPPPSAGRGRPLPQLRGFERKQSGGAGSVAEPGLRTPPAGPGPTREGGRVGSPSPPAARTRGRGRTPRRAPRTRPRGGAPSPRPSQRRGSGGSGGAQAGRPPLVPSPSCRWGCRGAPGRGGPAWIAGLAFLPGGTGGRGGGEPRAARGPGGDAGREGVPAPHRARTPSPDPAAAPRRAHPRKAARGGWRSGPSRGQLSPPLSRPHPEIPARRARGGPGPSPGTKRRPPRPAAPAPLTNPVRSGPWAPPAPAPPPPALGPGSALRPGLGLPAPPLRLCLRGLRRSPPPPLTSGGDGGVERGRGGTHRPAQEGLRPAATRRPGLGSRGLRHGAGRRGGERSRASPRGPRTHPVFPKCPPKAFRGPGGCAWGRKGGRGLPKLGLRGRERASHLGVQRSGDARWGNRGFSSRNQSGWNGPRPPGRPPAKSPEPARPFVVAVQGRAGRPSGRTTPTAGGDSRSPRRLDNKWPSPDVQAQGAEGNRAPAPPASAHSLSEKPLVAPAPWAVLEWPVSCQAGPQSRAGCASSSGQALELGPGVPAEKPVAPHPDLTPSHGAPHSVLTPHLSQRQPSAGRPAQGADWGPLITLQVAEDGAHVPTLISGSEAELTPLRPRGASAKGAGGAARDRNQNSPSGCLCSVRTRLGVFHLSLSSGPEAEAFCGDPALSSVHLGAE from the exons ATGGCACGCGCCCCGCTCGCTGCCCCGGGCCAGCTGCCCTgctgggggaaaagaaagg ACCCCGGGGCCGGGCGCGGGCGGTGGGGAGAGCCCCGGCTGGGGGTCTCGGCGCAGCACCCCGCGGGGGGCCCGGCCGCGGCGCAGACAATAGCCCAAGCGGAGCCCCCACGCCCGGTCCACAGCAGCCGGGCCGGAGCGGGGCCGCGGCCGGGGAGCCCTGCTTCCCGAGGCCCCTTTGTTGCTCCAGAAGGGAGGCAGGAAGTGGGTGCGGTGGGCGGGGCCAGGCGCGGGCCCCCTCCTCTTCCTCGCCCCGGCTCCAGCTCCCGCTCGGCCCCGGCCGTGGGGACAGGCCGCGGGGAGGAGGGCGGCGCGACTGGGGCTCCCCCCGGGACGCGGCCCCGGCGCCCCCCGCGCGCCCCCGGGGCGGACCCGCCTTCTCAGCCCGGGGGCGGCGTCCCGGGGGGCCCGGGCCTGGACGCGCCAGCGGGATGGGGCTCCCGCGGCCCCAGCCCTCCAGCGCCGGGCTCAGGGACGCGGTCGCCGGGGACCTGCTCACCCCCAAACCAGCGGCCCCCGCCAAGCGCTGGCCGCggccgccccctcccccagctccggGGATTTGAACGCAAACAAAGCGGCGGCGCCGGGAGCGTGGCGGAGCCCGGCCTGCGGACGCCCCCTGCCGGCCCCGGCCCCACGCGGGAAGGGGGGCGCGTCGGCTCCCCCAGCCCTCCCGCCGCCCGTACCCGAGGCCGGGGCCGCACCCCGCGGCGCGCTCCGAGGACCCGCCCGCGCGGcggagcccccagccccaggccctccCAGCGCCGAGGAAGCGGGGGCTCAGGCGGGGCGCAGGCAGGGCGCCCCCCTCTCGTGCCCAGCCCGAGCTGCCGCTGGGGGTGCCGAGGCGCTCCGGGACGGGGCGGCCCGGCTTGGATCGCGGGCCTGGCTTTCCTCCCCGGCGGAACGGGGGGCCGCG ggggtggggagccGCGGGCGGCCCGGGGGCCTGGCGGGGATGCCGGCCGCGAGGGGGTCCCCGCGCCCCACCGAGCCCGCACCCCGTCTCCGGACCCCGCGGCCGCCCCGCGCCGGGCGCACCCCCGCAAGGCAGCCCGCGGCGGGTGGCGCAGCGGACCCTCGAGAGGACAGCTGTCCCCGCCGCTGTCCCGCCCGCACCCCGAGATCCCCGCCCGGCGCGCGCGCGGCGGCCCCGGCCCGAGCCCGGGGACAAAGCGGCGGCCGCCGCGCCCCGCAGCCCCGGCCCCGCTCACCAATCCCGTGCGCTCAGGTCCCTGGGCGCCGCCTGCGCCCGCCCCGCCGCCGCCCGCCCTCGGTCCCGGCTCGGCTCTGCGCCCCGGGCTCGGGCTCCCCGCGCCTCCGCTCCGGCTCTGTCTCCGCGGCCTCCGCcgctccccgccccctcccctgACGTCAGGCGGGGATGGGGGGGTCGAGCGGGGCCGGGGCGGGACCCACAGGCCCGCCCAGGAGGGGCTGCGACCCGCCGCGACCCGTCGCCCCGGGCTTGGGAGCCGCGGGCTGCGCCACGGCGCCGGGAGGAGGGGCGGGGAGCGCTCCCGGGCGTCGCCGCGGGGCCCTCGGACTCACCCCGTCTTCCCGAAGTGTCCCCCGAAGGCCTTCCGCGGGCCCGGCGGCTGCGCTTGGGGTCGCAAAGGGGGCCGGGGGCTTCCCAAGTTGGGGTTACGGGGGCGCGAGCGGGCCAGCCACCTCGGGGTTCAGCGTTCGGGGGATGCGCGCTGGGGAAACCGGGGCTTCTCTTCCCGCAATCAGAGCG GCTGGAACGGTCCTCGCCCACCGGGAAGACCCCCCGCCAAGTCTCCAGAGCCGGCCAGGCCGTTCGTTGTCGCTGTCCAGGGAAGGGCCGGGCGCCCCTCGGGTCGCACAACGCCGACCGCAGGAGGTGACTCTCGGAGCCCGAGGAGGCTGGACAACAAGTGGCCGAGCCCTGACGTTCAGGCGCAAGGGGCCGAGGGGAACCGCGCGCCAGCACCGCCAGCCTCCGCCCACAGCCTCTCGGAGAAGCCACTGGTCGCTCCGGCCCCCTGGGCGGTGCTGGAGTGGCCTGTCTCCTGCCAAGCTGGTCCTCAGAGCCGGGCAG GATGTGCCAGCAGCTCAGGCCAGGCCCTAGAGCTGGGCCCAGGAGTCCCGGCTGAAAAGCCAGTGGCGCCCCATCCTGACCTGACCCCGAGCCACGGTGCCCCTCATTCGGTGCTCACCCCCCACCTCTCGCAAAGGCAGCCTTCTGCCGGGAGGCCGGCCCAGGGTGCGGACTGGGGCCCTCTCATCACCCTTCAGGTGGCTGAGGATGGAG CCCACGTCCCCACTCTTATCTCGGGATCAGAGGCAGAACTGACACCACTGAGACCTCGGGGGGCCTCGGCCAAGGGGGCAGGTGGTGCCGCCAGGGACAGAAACCAGAACTCTCCGTCAGGCTGTCTGTGCTCCGTTCGCACCCGCCTGGGTGTCTTCCACCTATCACTTAGCAGCGGCCCCGAGGCAGAGGCTTTCTGTGGGGACCCAGCCCTGTCCTCGGTGCACTTGGGTGCTGAATAA
- the SEMA4C gene encoding semaphorin-4C: protein MAPHWAVWLLAVGLWGLSIGAEVWWNLVPRKTVSSGELATVVRRFSQAGIQDFLTLTLTEQTGLLYVGAREALFAFSVEALELQGAISWEAPAEKKAECIQKGKSNQTECFNFIRFLQLYNTSHLYTCGTYAFQPKCTYIDTLTFSLERGEFEDGKGRCPYDPAKGHTGLLVDGELYSATLNNFLGTEPVILRNMGPHYAMKTEYLAFWLNEPHFVGSAYVPESMGSFTGDDDKIYFFFSERALEYDCYAEQVVARVARVCKGDMGGARTLQRKWTTFLKARLVCAAPGWQLFLNQLQAVHTLQDTSWHNTTFFGVFRARWGDMDLSAVCEYQLEGIQRVFEGPYKEYREQAQKWGRYTDPVPSPRPGSCINNWHRRHGYSSSLELPDNTLTFIKKHPLMEEQVGPRWGRPLLVKKDTNFTHLVADRVTGLDGATYTVLFIGTGDGWLLKAVSLGPWVHLIEELQVFDQEPVESLVLSRSKKLLFAGSRSQLAQLPLANCGKYHFCADCVLARDPYCAWSVNTSRCVALGGPAGALLLQHVTTTDTSDICNFHGSRKVRPTPKNITVVAGTDLVLPCRLSSNLARARWTFGGQDLPSEQPGSFLYDARLQALVVMAAQPRHAGAYHCFSEEQGARLAAEGYLVAVVAGSSVTLEARAPLENLGLVWLAVVALGAVCLVLLLLVLSLRRRLREELEKGAKAAERTLVYPLELPKEPASPPFRPGPETDEKLWDPVGYYYADGSLKIVPGHARCQPGGGPPSPPPGIPGQPLPSPTRLHLGGGRNSNANGYVRLHLGAGDCSAPGHSVPELADELRRKLQQRQPLPDSNPEESSV, encoded by the exons ATGGCCCCCCACTGGGCTGTCTGGCTGCTGGCTGTGGGGCTCTGGGGCCTGAGTATTGGGGCTGAGGTGTGGTGGAACCTCGTGCCCCGGAAGACCGTCTCCTCTGGGG AGCTGGCGACCGTGGTGCGGCGCTTCTCCCAGGCGGGCATTCAGGACTTTCTCACGCTGACCCTGACCGAGCAGACGGGGCTCCTGTACGTGGGAGCCAGGGAGGCCCTGTTTGCCTTCAGCGTGGAGGCCCTGGAGCTGCAAGGAGCG aTCTCATGGGAGGCCCCAGCCGAGAAGAAGGCCGAGTGTATCCAGAAAGGAAAGAGTAACCAG ACGGAGTGCTTCAACTTCATCCGCTTCCTACAGCTCTACAACACCTCCCACCTGTACACCTGTGGCACGTACGCCTTCCAGCCCAAGTGTACCTACATT GACACACTCACCTTCTCCTTGGAGCGTGGAGAGTTTGAGGACGGGAAGGGGAGGTGTCCCTACGACCCGGCCAAgggccacactggcctccttgtgG ACGGCGAGCTGTACTCGGCCACGCTCAACAACTTCCTGGGCACGGAGCCCGTCATCCTGCGGAACATGGGCCCCCACTACGCCATGAAGACGGAGTACCTGGCCTTCTGGCTCAACG aGCCTCATTTCGTCGGCTCTGCCTACGTGCCGGAGAGCATGGGCAGCTTCACGGGCGATGACGACAAGATCTACTTCTTCTTCAGCGAGCGAGCCCTGGAGTACGACTGCTACGCGGAGCAGGTGGTGGCCCGAGTGGCCCGTGTCTGCAAG GGCGACATGGGGGGCGCACGGACGCTGCAGAGGAAGTGGACCACGTTCCTGAAGGCGCGGCTGGTGTGCGCCGCCCCCGGCTGGCAGCTCTTCCTCAACCAGCTGCAGGCTGTGCACACCCTGCAGGACACCTCCTGGCACAACACCACCTTCTTCGGGGTTTTCCGGGCACGGTG GGGCGACATGGACCTGTCCGCGGTCTGCGAGTACCAGCTGGAAGGGATCCAGCGGGTGTTCGAGGGCCCCTATAAGGAGTACCGAGAGCAGGCACAGAAGTGGGGCCGCTACACCGACCCGGTACCCAGCCCGCGGCCTGGTTCG TGCATCAACAACTGGCACCGGCGCCACGGCTACAGCAGCTCCCTGGAGCTGCCCGACAACACGCTCACCTTCATCAAGAAGCACCCGCTGATGGAGGAGCAGGTGGGGCCCCGGTGGGGGCGCCCCCTGCTCGTGAAGAAGGACACCAACTTCACCCACCTGGTGGCCGACCGGGTCACAGGGCTGGATGGAGCCACCTACACGGTGCTGTTCATCGGCACAG GAGATGGCTGGCTGCTCAAGGCCGTGAGCCTGGGACCCTGGGTGCACCTGATCGAGGAGCTGCAGGTGTTTGATCAGGAGCCTGTGGAAAGCCTGGTCCTGTCCCGAAGCAAG AAGCTGCTGTTCGCAGGCTCCCGCTCCCAGCTAGCCCAGCTGCCCCTGGCCAACTGTGGGAAGTACCACTTCTGTGCAGACTGCGTCCTCGCCCGGGACCCCTACTGCGCCTGGAGCGTCAACACCAGCCGCTGCGTGGCCCTGGGCGGCCCTGCCGG TGCCCTGCTCCTCCAGCACGTGACCACCACCGACACCTCGGACATCTGTAACTTCCACGGCAGCCGGAAAG TCAGGCCCACTCCCAAGAACATCACGGTGGTGGCGGGCACGGACCTGGTGCTGCCCTGCCGCCTCTCGTCCAACCTTGCCCGCGCCCGCTGGACCTTTGGTGGCCAGGACCTGCCCTCGGAGCAGCCCGGCTCCTTCCTCTACGATGCCCGGCTCCAGGCCCTGGTGGTTATGGCCGCCCAGCCCCGCCACGCCGGGGCCTATCACTGCTTTTCTGAGGAGCAGGGGGCCCGGCTGGCGGCCGAAGGCTACCTGGTGGCCGTGGTGGCTGGCTCATCAGTGACCCTGGAGGCCCGGGCCCCCCTGGAAAACCTGGGCCTGGTGTGGCTGGCGGTCGTGGCCCTGGGGGCCGTGTgcctggtgctgctgctgctggttttGTCTCTGCGCCGGCGGCTGCGGGAGGAGCTGGAGAAAGGCGCCAAGGCAGCCGAGAGGACCCTGGTGTACCCCCTGGAGCTGCCCAAGGAGCCTGCCAGCCCCCCCTTCCGGCCCGGCCCTGAGACAGATGAGAAACTCTGGGATCCGGTCGGCTACTACTACGCCGATGGCTCCCTGAAGATTGTGCCCGGGCATGCCCGGTGCCAGCCCGGAGGGGGGCCCCCTTCTCCCCCGCCTGGCATCCCAGGCCAGCCCCTGCCTTCCCCCACCCGCCTTCACCTGGGGGGCGGGCGGAACTCAAATGCCAACGGCTACGTGCGCCTGCACCTGGGAGCGGGGGACTGCAGTGCACCCGGGCACTCCGTGCCCGAGCTCGCAGACGAACTGAGACGCAAGCTGCAGCAGCGCCAGCCACTGCCAGACTCCAACCCCGAGGAGTCCTCAGTATGA